Within the Phaseolus vulgaris cultivar G19833 chromosome 9, P. vulgaris v2.0, whole genome shotgun sequence genome, the region TGGAAGACAAAATAAGAGGCAAGAAGCATTTTCCTCATTCAAGACTCTGCTATGTGCTTAAGTAAAACTGATTCACAAAGTTAAATGTGCTTACTGTCCATCTCCCTAAGATTAAAAATAGCAGCATCAAGTTCTTCTCTCTTTGCATCTCTATAAAGCTCCGAGACATCTTTGGTTTGCTTCTTTGAGGGACAGCAACAACAGGATGATGATTTCGGTAATTTGGGCATGGAAGGTGGGCTGTAGCCATAAAGTGCCTGTCTATTGAAAACACATCCAGTTCCCACATATACAGGTCCTTGAATGCCATCAAGCCCTTTCATGTTAACCTGAAAGAGATCAAGGTAGGAAACTACAGTAAATGTGTGTCCATGATTTTTACTTCATACAAGTTATGCCACCAGAGGCACTTTCTTCAACACCATGACAATATTGAAGCAGATAAATTCCAAATTAACTGAACTCCATCATtcacaaaaagaaaacacatcAAAGCTGTTAATACTTGTTTGATGCTAAATTTTCTACCACACTGAGCCTACAATGTGTATgaagttttgaaactgtttaTTCTATTTAACTTACATCAAAGAAAACTGTGTTACGATTGGCATATCGATCACTACGATCAATACCATCAAATCTCTGGGGAAACTGCACATAGCACAATTCTCTACCCATTACTGGATCCATCAGAAAACACATTGCTTCCCGAACAGCCTTGCTATTGTTCACATAATGATCACAATCAAGATTGAGAATGAAGGGAGCATTTGTGAGAACTGCAGACACCCTCACCTGTATAAGTCCAAATAAGCATCAGccattataaaattttaatgacCTTACATAGAATGTTAGTACAATTATCTACCATACCAGTGCATTTTCAGCACCAGCCTTTTTGTGGTGTTGGTAACCTGGCCTTTTCTCTCTGGAAACATACACCAACCTGGGAAGTTCATTTCCTTCTATGTCATGGGCACCACTGTGTCCAAGGAAAACCTGCAAATGACAAACAGAAAATTTGCTCAGATTTCAGTTTTTTTTCAATGAAGATGCATGTAGAAGTATGGCATGCACTTGTTCCAATAATTGATCAATAGAACAGTCGATCTAACAAAAACAGAGGAGGTTCTCACTTTCCATACAATCATTCAAAAATTTCTTCATATTATTTGCTCAGAATGAAAAATAGAGTGATTATTATTAGAATAGAACAACCAATTGCTTATGAATGTTAAAATGGAGCACTCATTTTcaacaaaagaaaaagtaagAACAAATATTGTTGATATTGAAGAAATATACATAAGGCTTAACTTGGTGAAGCcctaattaatttaaaaactaatcaTATTGAAGAAAGCTTATTGTAAGCTGAATATGTGTTAATATCTTCTACACAAAGTAGATAATTAGCTTTATATAGCATTCCATTAAAGTACTGGCCTTTTAGACTTCCACATTTGCTCCTTCCAAATAATTTGGTAGCCAATTTGCAGAAATCAGGCATCTGATATGTCAGAATTGAGGTTTGAGTACACACAAAATGAATGGATGTACCTGAATCATGCCAGGGTGATCACGGGAGTTATTTCCTGGCCATGAGGTTCCATCTTGCATAGTCCATCCTTCATCTGGTGTTTTCTGAGCCTTTGCTACCAAAGCATTAATTCTCACTTTAAACTCTTCATAGTCTCTCTGGAAGAAAAGCAGAGATAATCATGAAGAGGTTTCTCTTTGAATAGAAAAAGGTGGAAAGTCATGTTTTCTAATTGTTCCATCAAGGTTGTCCTGACTTTGAGGTCATAGTAAATATATGAAACTTCAAATGCTTACCTTCATTGCTCTACGTTCCTTCACAAAAGAAGGTTGTACTTTGTCCTTAAGGTAGTCAATCTTCTGAGAGAAGTAAAACTCAGGTGCTCGTGGTTCAATCGAAAACTTTTTGCAAAATGGAATCCACTTTCTTGCAAAGTCAGCTGTCTCCACAAGGGACTCAAATGTCAGCATTGCAGCACCATCATCAGACACATAACAGGATACTTTATCCACAGGGTAGTCCACAGCAAGAATAGAAAGCACTGTGTTGGCAGTGATCAACGGTGGTTCTTTCAGAGGATCGACTGTACTGACAAAGAAATCCACAGCAGAAAGCTGAGAGGGTTCACCAGGCCTTTCATATCTGGCATGACAGTACAGAAGTGAGCATTCAAGCatccaaaatataaactaaCTGAATATCATTCTCAAATTCAACTTAGATGttatttcaatttatattaTCCATTCATTTCATTTGCACAGATTACCTTTCACAAAAATAAActgagaaagaaagaaagaaagactGGAACATTTCTCAATCCACTTCAATTGATTTTTCATTTCAAATCTTGAAGTACAAGGATCAAAGTTTCCAAATGTTTTACAACTTTGCGTATTTACCTTGCAGAAAGCCTGTCAATAAAAGTGTCCCTGTTGATCGGATACCATTTAGGGAACTGATCTAATACCCAAGAAAATGCAAACCAAATCTCACAGATGATGGATGTCAACCACAGACCAAAAGCACTGTCAACAGGATTTGTAACTCGATAATGGAAGAAAAGACCCAATATTATAAGTCGGACGACTATCACAATTCTGTATGGTGTGATTCTTGTTTTTGGGATTGGAATAATGGTTGAAAGTGGCTCAGCAGCTGCAGCCTCAGAGGACCTGCAAAATATATCAGCATGAAGCCATGcacatcatatatatatattgaattttatGGGCAAGTTTTAAAATGATAGAGAAAGGCCACTAAAATTAATAACCACATGAAAATATTCATTATCATATTACTACTAATCTTTCAACTACAACCAGATGAATTATAATAATTTGATGAAAAGTTGGCAATTAACTTCAGGAACTAGTGCTTGTTATTCTTCATTCACTATTAGGAATTTAGGATGCTGAGGTGTTTAGATACATAATCCTACATATACCAGCATtccaaaaaggaaaatacaagAATACTTACAAGGTTGAGAAATTAGTCAATGAAAGAACTCAAACAATTTTTTGATTTTAGTCCTTACATGTACTTTTCTTAACCATTTTGTGTCTGATTCCATGTGTGTAACCAAATAACTCTACCTCATCCTCACCACAATTTACAAGGaactattttaatttcttcTATAGCTTCTCTTAAAATAAACCTAATTAAGGTCTGAAATACTTTTAGCTTTCCAAAAAGGATGTTATTTCAATACACATCTTGTATTGTTCCCTGCAGAAAATATGTTACATATCGCATTGAACTCACTGTATTTCTTCCATCTGCTGTTCTTGTGGAATTGGTGCCTCATTTTCAGCCTTAGGTGCAGAttttttcttcttgttcttTTTATCCTTTTCCTTCCAGCTTTCCACTCTATTTTTCCAGATAGGATTCCCAGATTCATCATTCAGTTCTACAAGAAAAAACAGATCATGATTATCAAAAGAAAGTTCTAAAGAAGTTATACTAGAAGGTGTGGGCCAAGTCTCTCTTTACCACTATCCACTGTGGACACAGTACTGACATGCCTAGCATGGAGCCCAACATCCTACATAATGCAAGCAGAGATTGTAAGGCAGATATGAAAAACTTGACACTAAAAATTTAAGGCTAACTAATGACTCTTTGCACCTTCAATAATGAATTACCTGAGAAACATTGATCTGGGCAGCCGTAGTGGTTTGATCATCATCTTTTGCTCtatctatgaaatatatacaAAAGGAGACAAATCTTAGGCTATTTCACCCAAACAAAAAAAGCATGTGATGAACTAGTATTCATAcgacttttttattttatatattaaaatgagtTATGAGTATAATCACAGAATCTTCACTGAATGAGTTAGAAAGTGAAAGAAGGAACAGACATTAGAGGGCTACCACTTACCAGCATAGGGAGTGGCACATCTCAAGCAGATCTTACGACCCTCATTGACTTCATATTCAAAACAAGCCTTGCAAATTGGGAAATAGCACTCATGACAAGCCACAAACACCTCCCCATTAGCATCATGTCCTACTTGTTCACCACAAGAGTTGCAGAAGTGAGCTCCGGATTCCATCATCTTTGGTTCTGGTCCACCAAAAATCGCTCTCCGACTGACCCTTTGGTTCTCAGTGTATGCTCTGATGGATTTTTATATGAATAAACTCATTGAGGGTGGTCTCTGGTGTAAAGGGTGTGGAGGGTGATGGTAATGTGGTGGATCATTTTCAGAGGTTAGGAGGTTGGTGTCATTCATTGTGTAGCTCACACACAAAGGCACATTCAGAGACAGACAGTGAGAGATGAGAAGCAACGTCTGgtgtttttttaagaaattaaacaTTTGAATTTATTGCGGGAACTATAAGGAATGCTTCGGTTGTGCAGGGTACGTCTTTAACTAACAACTCTTAAACTACAAGCTCACGACCACTGACCAGAAGGAATATTATAGGTACAGGTACTAAAATAGCTCTACCATAAAAACatcataaaataaatcaaattacaCGTAATATAAGCATTGATACAATACTTTTTTGGAATCACTGTGACATTCATAATCTTATCTTATGTAAGAAAATTTTGATAAGGTGTTTTTTAGTGTGGGTAATGTAGCTGTTAAGATATAGGGATTAAAAGTaggtaatattttcaatttcttgGTAAGAATtcatttcaacttttttttcctCATATACATTAATTTGGGTAAGAAAGCTATATAATCAGATGTTCTTCTACTGCGACTAATATATATCCATAAGTAGTATACAAGTATTTAAGTGACCAATTTAGGGTGAAAACTATAATCTATTCTCAGTTTTTCTTTCCATTTCTTTCTGTACTAAGCTTTTAAGAAACTCTTCATAACTataatcattttcattttacatCTATTAtcaagtgtatttttttttacactaaCTATTATGACATACTTAACATTTAAAACAGTTGGGATCTGTGGTGCTAACTACCAAAATACACGTTTCTATTATAAAGTTGCTCCAACGTCCTTTCATGTTTTCAATTTACAaccttttattttatgtatcaTTATTATAATTACATAAACTCACGTTGTCAATAACTAAAGGAATTTTcaatactataaaatatttttttatatagtatGTGTTTGTGTAGTTTTTATGTAGCAATGTCATGATGTCTGCACAAAAAGTGACAACAGTGTGAAATAGAGTAACTTCAAAGTTCAGCAGAAAACATGTATGAATATGATATGAATATTACGTATGTGATTGAATATAGGGTATCAATCTATCATTAAACAGTTCATATTGGGAAGAACAAACAAAAAGAAGTTACTAAACCAAACTAGATACagataaaaatatcaataaataaacaaaaatcatCAGTACTTAGATGTAGTTGGACCTACTGCCAAATTCAAAATCAAAGTACAAGAAGATTAATTAAGTGGCTCTATATATAGAAATCTTTGTAATAAATAGCTGGCTGGTATAAGATTTTAATGCAATTTGTTATGCTTCAGAATCAAGCCATAAATCCAAAAACAGTTAGGTCTTTTGGCTGTATGTGTTCATTATAAAATCCAGAGTTTTCCACCAATACTTCTTCAGAATGACATGATCAAGCTCGATATAATTCATATATTCTTCCTGATTTTGGAAAGCATAAATCTGGATTGTATTCTAGTTATCATCGCAGACATGAAAGTTTTTGGTTATCTTTGTCTTGACTTTCCTCACTGCTAGATGCAAAAATTCTCTTTCCTCTACGACCCAACACTTCAAATTCTATTTCTTTTCAAGTTTAATCGGAGGTTCAGCAATTCCTTATGTGTGTGTTCTTTTCTCTATATCGAGTCACCGGTTTAATTGAAATTTCCAAATTCAATCCATAATTATCtaaatacatattatttttaatttatttaaatggatttatctcaaattcaaattcacattttttggattttaagtCCAATCTAtttaataagataaaaattagataaaaattcgatatatttttaaattattcaaaatgaattttgggttggattttaACTTTGATCCCGATCTAGGATAAGCCGAGTCAATCTGGGCTTAGGAGCAAAGTCAGCTTGATTCCATGTCgagtcgagttggcccaggccaATATTGAGCCGATTCAGTTCGGATCAAAGTCGAGTCCAGTCGATTCGAGCCAAACTCAAGCCGAGTCGGCCCAGACAAAACTCAAGCAAAGTCGAGCAAAAGTCAGTCGAGTAAACCCTCACTCAAGTTAAGTTGAGTGGGCCAGAGCCCAAGTTGAGCCGGCATCGGGCCCACATCACGCCAAGACGATCTGGGCCCATGTCGAGTTTATTCGGCCCAGGTCCAAGTTGAGCCAAGTCCACTCGGACCCATGTTGAGCCAAGTCGGCTCGCATCCCTATCGGGTTGAGTCGGCCCGAGACGATGTCGAGCTCAGTCGATCCGAAACCATGTCGAGCCAAGTTGGTCTTGGCCCATATCGAGCTGAGTCAGGCCAGGCCCATGTCGAACCGAGTCAACCCGAACCCATGTTAAGCCGAGTCGATTCTGGCTGATGTTGAGTCGAGTCGGTctaggtcgatgtcgagtcgagtcgatccgatcgatgtcgagtcgagtcaATCCgatcgatgtcgagccgagtcagCTAGGGCCGATATCGAGAAAAAGTCCAACagagccgatgtcgagccatTGTCGAGCCAAGTAAGTCCGAGACGATGTTGAGCCAAGTATGTCCGGGTCAAATTCAAGCTGAGACTATTTGGACTCAAGTCAAGGCGAGTAGTTTGGGCCACAGTCAAGGCGAGTCATCACAGGCCCATCTCGAACCAAGTCCGCCCGAGCCATGTTCGGCCAAGTCGATTCTTGCCCATGTTGAACTGAGTCGACCCGGGCCCATGTCGATCTGAGTCGGGATGGCCCATGTCCAGTCGAGTCGGTCCAGGTCGATGTAGAGTCGAGTCGACCCTATCTGAACTAGAGTCGTGTTCGTCCTGgttgatgtcgagtcgagtcaGCCCGAGCCCATGTGGAGCTGAGGCGGTCCGAGCCCATGTTGATTTGAGGCTACCCGAACCCATGTCTAGTCGAGTCAGTACATaatgatgtcgagccgagtcagTACGGgacgatgtcgagtcgagtcaGTCCATAACAAAATCGAGCAGAGTCGGCCCAATCCCATATAGAATTGAGTCAGTCtaggccaatgtcgagtcgagtcTGATCGGGCCCATGTTGAGTCGAGTTGACCTTGGTCGATGTCGAGCCAAATCAGTATAGGCCAAAGTCGAGTTGTTGTCGAGCCGAGTCACTATGTGCCAAAGTTGAGTCGATCTGGACCTATGTCGAGCTGAGTTGGTATGGGCCCATGTTGATCCATTATTGAGTTGAGTCGGTTTGGGCCAAAGTCGAGCCGAGTCAGttcgggccaatgtcgagcctTGTCGGCATGAGCCCATGTCGAGTCAAGTCGATCTAGGGGGAAGTCGAGCCGAGTCAGCTTGGGACCATGTCGATTCGACCCGGGcccatgtcgagccgagtcaaTCTTGGCCGATGTCAAGCCAATTCGGTCTGGGTTAATGTCAAACCGAGTCGGTCGAGACAATGTCGAATCGAGTCGGCctgagccgatgtcgagccaagtCGGTTGGGCTGATATCGAGCCGAAACGAACTGGGCCCATGTAGAGTTGAGTCTTCCGAGCCCATGTCAAGTCTAGTTGGCCCGGACCCATGTTGATCTGAGTTGGTCCTAGTCGATGTTGAGTCAATGTCGAGTCGGGTCGAGCCGAGTCGGTCTGGGTTGATGTGAAACCGAGTCGGTCGGGTTGATGTCGAGCTGAGTTGGTCGGGGCCCATGTAAAGCCAAGTCACTATGGATCCATGTTGAGTCGAGTTGTCCTGGGCCCATGTCGACCAGATTCGCTTGGGTCCAAGTCTTGTCGAGTTGGCCCGGGTATACATCTAGCCGATTCAGTCTAGATCTAGGTCGAGTCGGTCCAAGTATAGGTTGAGTCTGCTTAAGCCCAAGTTGAATCAGATTAGCCTGTATCCaaatcaaaatgaatttaatctaattgaaaagtgaatttaatctagatttatttcactttaaataaattttaaaaaaatccaaataaggCTGGAGTGATGAGAGAAAGTGGAGAAAGGAAAGGAATACTCGTAAAAGTGATGCACATGAATccaacaaacaaaaataaatgcATGTTAAGCCAAACTTCTTTACTATGTATGTTAAGGTAGAGAAACTATTGGACATCTCACTAACCCAATCACCATAGAAACAATTAAGTAAAGTGAAAGAAATAATAAGATGGAAAacaaatcatattaatttgtaCATCATATATGATTTAATAAagtgttattaattatttttataaattcaaaaattcaaatttgaaaatattgatTGATTTCTTAAATGATAACATATAATTCTCAATACAAAATGATAGGGTATGGTATTTTTAATTGCAAACAAGATCTTGATAACTTCAATAACATTGTCAAATCGCTTATTATTTTGTCTAAACTCATTATTGTACAATATAAACATGtgattttagagattaaaaaaactaaGATGTTCCTCACAAGGAAGTGGTTGGTGTCACAAAGAGACAAAATTTTGCGTATATGATGTACCTATCCGTAACCGAAACGGGTAATGGATGTTGAGGAAATGATAGTGATCTTGATATCTTTATTGAAGTTGTTGTTGACCAGAAGGTTGATGGATCTCTTGTTGGTCAAAAGTTTAAGAAATATGTTGGAGATATAAAGTTGGTTTAAGATCATTGGATTATACTTTTGCTAATAGCCCTCTTTGGGGGATGTCTTTGACTCAAATGATTTGCTACAAAAAATTATTCCCTGTCTCTTGAAAATTATGGTCTTTTAAAATGATTGTCTTATCTTAAATCTTCAACTAATGCAACAAGtcttaaattagtttatgtcAAACCGGTTACTTCTAAATTTGTTTCTCAAGATTTAGtcttatcaattttttaatctctttcaAGTGATGAACAATAGGTTGAAGAGTCATATTTGGTTATCTTGACAACAAATATTGTTAAATTTACCTCAACAATCAAAGACAATGAACTAGTTCAAACCTCAAGAAAATCAAAACGTCCTCCTAAAGCGGAAGAAAAAGTAATGGTAGTAATATATATCAAtatcataaaattttattattagtgCCGACTACCAATGATAGTCAATTTAATTGATCCTCTTTTTGTTGTCTTAATGGAagctaatatttttgtttatcttcttatctttatttaattttatcaaagtttctttcattttttttttcatgagttTATGAGATTCGTCTTAtcctccatatttttttttatgatatttttaatggGATGGCAAGtgttgttataaaaaaaaacattaaatactattttttaatatctaataaaaaatatgtctatttttaaaaattattataaatattttccaCCCTTTAAACATGATTTAAAAGTGGGAGGGAGATTGTACCTTTCTTTctacttttaaaatttttaaaaatgaataaattttaaaagaaaaaataattaacttaaaaaatattagaaaatatatttttttaaatagtaaaagaaaaattcacCCGTCTAAACAAATAAggataaaatctttaaaaaaaactatttatataaacatttttattatatttttccatcATATTTAAAACACGTTCcagtaaaaacataaaagagagGGCATAACACGTGTCCAAGACTTCAATCCAATGTAGATTACAGAAATGATAGTGTTATATGTAGTTCTGAAATATTTcaaataacaatattttaaaattctattttatattatgtaatctagaatttcaaaatatatttaaaattatataatctaatcatctaaaaatatattttgaacggtacaatttaaaatattttctatatcaaaaatttattataaattctataatctgaaaataaactattctgaattatataaatatattttaaattgtataatttttgaaaatatattttgagttatattttagaatatgCTGTTAGTGCGTGTAATTTAAAAATCTattctaatataattttttaaaaattatattcagaattcagaattttaaaatatattctcggataaaaaaatattttaaattatg harbors:
- the LOC137820226 gene encoding cellulose synthase A catalytic subunit 8 [UDP-forming]-like, with the protein product MMESGAHFCNSCGEQVGHDANGEVFVACHECYFPICKACFEYEVNEGRKICLRCATPYADRAKDDDQTTTAAQINVSQDVGLHARHVSTVSTVDSELNDESGNPIWKNRVESWKEKDKKNKKKKSAPKAENEAPIPQEQQMEEIQSSEAAAAEPLSTIIPIPKTRITPYRIVIVVRLIILGLFFHYRVTNPVDSAFGLWLTSIICEIWFAFSWVLDQFPKWYPINRDTFIDRLSARYERPGEPSQLSAVDFFVSTVDPLKEPPLITANTVLSILAVDYPVDKVSCYVSDDGAAMLTFESLVETADFARKWIPFCKKFSIEPRAPEFYFSQKIDYLKDKVQPSFVKERRAMKRDYEEFKVRINALVAKAQKTPDEGWTMQDGTSWPGNNSRDHPGMIQVFLGHSGAHDIEGNELPRLVYVSREKRPGYQHHKKAGAENALVRVSAVLTNAPFILNLDCDHYVNNSKAVREAMCFLMDPVMGRELCYVQFPQRFDGIDRSDRYANRNTVFFDVNMKGLDGIQGPVYVGTGCVFNRQALYGYSPPSMPKLPKSSSCCCCPSKKQTKDVSELYRDAKREELDAAIFNLREMDNYDEYERSMLISQTSFEKTFGLSTVFIESTLMESGGLPESSDPSMLIKEAIHVISCGYEEKTAWGKEIGWIYGSVTEDILTGFKMQCRGWRSVYCMPLRPAFKGSAPINLSDRLHQVLRWALGSVEIFFSRHCPLWYGFAGGRLKWLQRLAYINTIVYPFTSLPLIAYCTLPAICLLTGKFIIPTLSNLASALFLGLFLSIIITSVLELRWSGVTIEALWRNEQFWVIGGVSAHLFAVFQGFLKMLAGVDTNFTVTAKAAEDSEFGELYMIKWTTLLIPPTTLIVINIVGVVAGFSDALNGGYESWGPLFGKVFFAFWVIFHLYPFLKGLMGRQNRTPTIVILWSVLLASVFSLVWVKINPFISRADSSSLSQTCISIDC